ATTACCCAAGTCAGAAAGTGAAAGAGTCGTATTCATTCCGCAACAATCTTTGAATCTGGTTCCCTTCCCAGCTTTGCAAGATAAAGCAGGTAAATATCTAATTGAAAAGCACACTATTTTAACTGCACCGTCAATTCAGGTTTTACAACTGACACGTCAGCAACGACAACGCCTCGCACCGACATCAGATGTAAGTTCTCTAATTGTTGGAAATCCGACAATGCCCAGTGTACCGCTAAAACTGGGGACAACGCCTGTACAATTACCGCCATTACCGGGTGCTGAAACAGAAGCAAAAGCGATCGCACTTCTTTTTAGTACCAAAGCCCTTACAGGAAATCAAGCAACAAAGTCTGCAATTACACAAATGCTTCCCAAAGCGCGGATTATTCACCTAGCAACACATGGAATATTAGATGATATCCGCGGGTTGGGAAGTGCGTTAGCTTTTGCTCCTTCCGAAGGAAGGCTCGCTCTGGCTCCAGACTCTAGTCTAAAAAAGCTAGGTAATGGTTTGCTGACGGCTGAAGAAATCCTAGATATCAAATTCACTGCTGAATTAGTTGTATTGAGTGCTTGTGATACTGGGCGTGGAAGGATTACAGGTGATGGCGTTGTAGGGCTATCTCGCTCCTTAATCTCTGCTGGCGTTCCTAGCGTGATTGTGTCCTTATGGGCGATACCGGATGCACCCACAGCCTCGTTGATGACTGATTTTTATCAAAATATCCTGAATAAGCAAGATAAAGCTACAGCATTGCGAAACGCCATGCTTAAAACGATGAAACAACATCCCAATCCCAGAAACTGGGCTGCATTCACTTTGATTGGTGAGGTGGAGTGAAGGGGATGAGGGGGATGAGGGGGATGAGGGGGATAAGGAGAACAAGGAGGACAAGGGAACAAGGACAAATATAATTCTTGACTCTTGACTCCTAACTCCCAATGTTCAATACCCAATTCTCCAAATCTATTTCATAAGTTAATTGTTGAACCGAATCTAGCCGTTCACGGTAAATAATAGAGATATCTAAGTGGGATAAGACGAAAATCTATGGCACTAATTACCACTGGCAACGGTTTGATTCGCGATTTGGAAAAATTTGGCGCTCTTGGCGTGTACGTACCTCTGGAAGGGGGTTATGAAGGTCGTTATCAACGCCGACTGCGTGCGGCTGGCTATACCACCCTCCACATTACTGCTAGGGGATTAGGCGACGTGGCTGCCTATCTCACAAAAGTTCATGGAGTCAGACCTCCTCATCTTGGTAAAAAAAGTAGTGGTAGTGGTGCGGCAGTAGGTTATAGATACTATTTGCCACCACTAGTCAATTCGCATCTAGAACAGCTACCACCAAAGTCAAAAGGGCTGGTGTTGTGGATTATTGAAGGGCATATTCTTTCCAATCAGGAACTTGAGTTTTTAGTAACTTTGCCCACCTTGGAACCACGGGTGAAAGTAGTCATCGAAAGGGGTGGCGATCGCTACTTCCGTTGGACATCTCTAGAAAAAACTCTCTTAGCTAGCTAATATCTAGAAAAGTTAGGAGTTAGAAGTTAAGAGTGAGGAGTTAGAAGTTTTAAATTTCCAGCTTCTAACTTCTCACTCTCTTAGCATTTCGATAGTGCTAAAACGAAAACCACAGGATGCAAATAACCGCCGTGCGCTCTCGTTGACTGCTGCTGTATCTAACCGAATTTGCTTGACTCCCATTTGATGAAAGCGTTCAACACTCAGCATCACTATCTGTCGTGCAATACCTTTTTGGCGGTGTTCTGGCTCAACCCACAGATCATGGATAAAAGCAAATTCTTGTAAACGATAAATTGGTATTTCTTGCTCTACTGTTGCAACTATAAATGCTACTAGTTGCCCTTCCTCTTCAGCTACTAGAAATACGCTCTGTTCGTTGTTGGCCAGCCGCGTTAACCATTTTTCATAACGCTGTTCTGGATGCGG
This region of Nostoc sp. UHCC 0302 genomic DNA includes:
- a CDS encoding GNAT family N-acetyltransferase, producing the protein MLIRSATPADVLAVLPMVAKICALHESWDSAKYGFMPHPEQRYEKWLTRLANNEQSVFLVAEEEGQLVAFIVATVEQEIPIYRLQEFAFIHDLWVEPEHRQKGIARQIVMLSVERFHQMGVKQIRLDTAAVNESARRLFASCGFRFSTIEMLRE
- a CDS encoding NAD(P)H-quinone oxidoreductase subunit N, with protein sequence MALITTGNGLIRDLEKFGALGVYVPLEGGYEGRYQRRLRAAGYTTLHITARGLGDVAAYLTKVHGVRPPHLGKKSSGSGAAVGYRYYLPPLVNSHLEQLPPKSKGLVLWIIEGHILSNQELEFLVTLPTLEPRVKVVIERGGDRYFRWTSLEKTLLAS